In one window of Haemophilus parainfluenzae DNA:
- the nrfB gene encoding cytochrome c nitrite reductase pentaheme subunit — translation MNLTSLISKSAKSLALLAMLAALPMAANAEEMAKTPASQLTYEPQMDNQRDPNQYCAKCHKFDKVDKNQTLDQSGGELHFGKFHGAHLNQKSPNTGKPINCVNCHGNISEDHRRGAKDVMRFEGDIFGDKKPMYTAQEQNQVCFACHQPAKLREKLWAHDVHAMKLPCASCHTLHPKDDAMKGIQPKNRVKLCVDCHGEQQKRKAAKEAQSQTQSTEQKDK, via the coding sequence ATGAATTTAACTTCTTTAATCAGCAAATCGGCAAAATCCCTTGCATTGCTTGCAATGCTTGCGGCACTGCCAATGGCTGCAAATGCTGAAGAGATGGCTAAAACACCAGCCTCTCAACTCACTTACGAGCCACAAATGGATAACCAACGTGATCCAAACCAATATTGTGCAAAATGTCACAAATTTGACAAAGTCGATAAAAACCAAACTTTAGATCAATCTGGTGGTGAATTACACTTTGGTAAATTCCACGGCGCTCACTTAAATCAAAAAAGCCCTAACACGGGTAAACCGATCAACTGTGTCAACTGTCACGGTAATATTTCGGAAGATCACCGTCGCGGAGCAAAAGATGTGATGCGTTTTGAAGGTGATATCTTTGGTGATAAAAAACCAATGTATACCGCGCAAGAACAAAACCAAGTTTGTTTTGCTTGTCACCAACCGGCAAAACTTCGTGAAAAACTTTGGGCGCACGATGTTCACGCAATGAAATTGCCTTGTGCAAGCTGCCACACATTACACCCGAAAGATGATGCGATGAAAGGTATTCAACCGAAAAATCGTGTGAAACTTTGTGTAGATTGCCACGGCGAACAACAAAAACGCAAAGCGGCAAAAGAAGCACAATCACAAACGCAATCAACCGAACAAAAGGATAAATAA
- the nrfF gene encoding heme lyase NrfEFG subunit NrfF — translation MKKLTRFLTALLLTFALFAHAEMVDTYAFKNQADRTRAVELAKSLRCPQCQNQNLVESNSPIAYDLRIEVYKMVDEGKTNQQIIDTMTARFGNFVNYKPPFQWNTALLWLLPILLLIGAFALILFSTKKSEGEPKQLANQPHTAPKEEKSAVKFETKSAIWVFAILLILPLSYYFSLERFERVQQGEKEMLELANKKADTSMVHQKEDMVLKIQNKIREDVNNPELWAQLGDAYMQNDEFDHALIAYSNAEKISGTTPAILGLKATALYYQAGQNITPQIQQIMDEALKQDKNEISVLTLLATETFKNHQPEQSKAYWQQLLDSGNAAVDRRTVIQRIKMIDYFEKGQVSQ, via the coding sequence ATGAAAAAATTAACCCGATTTCTGACCGCACTTTTACTGACGTTTGCCCTTTTTGCTCATGCAGAAATGGTCGACACCTATGCGTTTAAAAACCAAGCCGATCGCACTCGAGCTGTTGAACTGGCAAAATCCTTACGTTGCCCACAATGTCAGAATCAAAACTTAGTTGAGTCCAATTCACCGATTGCTTATGACTTACGTATTGAAGTCTATAAAATGGTAGATGAAGGAAAAACCAATCAGCAAATTATCGACACGATGACAGCTCGTTTCGGTAATTTCGTGAACTATAAGCCACCTTTCCAGTGGAATACGGCACTACTCTGGCTATTGCCTATTTTGTTATTAATTGGTGCGTTTGCGTTAATTTTATTTTCTACTAAAAAATCAGAAGGCGAGCCAAAACAACTCGCAAATCAACCTCATACTGCCCCTAAAGAAGAAAAAAGTGCGGTCAAATTTGAAACTAAATCCGCGATTTGGGTCTTTGCAATCTTATTGATTCTTCCTTTAAGTTATTACTTCTCCCTTGAGCGTTTTGAGCGTGTTCAACAAGGCGAAAAAGAGATGCTTGAGCTTGCCAACAAAAAAGCAGATACATCAATGGTGCATCAAAAAGAAGATATGGTGCTCAAAATTCAAAATAAAATTCGAGAAGATGTGAATAATCCTGAGCTTTGGGCTCAGCTAGGTGATGCCTATATGCAAAATGATGAATTTGATCATGCGCTCATCGCCTATAGTAATGCAGAAAAAATCTCTGGGACAACACCCGCTATTTTAGGCCTAAAAGCGACTGCACTTTATTATCAAGCAGGTCAAAATATCACACCACAAATCCAACAAATAATGGATGAAGCCTTAAAACAGGATAAAAATGAAATTTCAGTTCTCACGTTATTAGCGACTGAGACCTTTAAAAATCATCAACCCGAACAATCCAAAGCCTATTGGCAGCAATTATTAGATTCAGGTAATGCTGCCGTGGATCGCCGTACTGTCATCCAACGAATCAAAATGATAGACTATTTTGAAAAAGGGCAAGTATCACAATAA
- the menH gene encoding 2-succinyl-6-hydroxy-2,4-cyclohexadiene-1-carboxylate synthase produces MMNLIFLHGLLGTKSDWQKVIENLPHFRCLSLDLPFHGENKAVAVEDFEQTAQFLESQIQNLIKDEPYILIGYSLGGRIAQYYALHAQVQKGNLQAVILEGANLGLQSEQEKQSRLINDKMWAERFFHEKPATVLEDWYQQPVFSHLNAQQRKALIEKRKANCGANIGKMLLATSLAKQPDFREKVRSSLLPFFYFCGERDQKFRQMAEDNQLDLTLIPHAGHNAHLENSTYFAKKIEDIILKIANP; encoded by the coding sequence ATGATGAATCTGATCTTCCTCCACGGCTTACTTGGTACAAAATCAGACTGGCAAAAAGTCATCGAAAATCTACCGCACTTTCGTTGTCTCTCTCTCGATTTACCGTTTCATGGAGAGAATAAAGCTGTAGCGGTTGAAGATTTTGAGCAAACGGCTCAATTTCTTGAAAGCCAAATACAAAATCTCATAAAAGATGAACCTTATATCCTGATCGGTTATTCACTTGGTGGGCGAATCGCACAATATTATGCACTACATGCTCAAGTGCAAAAAGGCAATTTACAAGCAGTGATTTTAGAAGGGGCGAATTTAGGTTTGCAGTCTGAGCAAGAGAAACAAAGCCGTTTAATTAATGACAAAATGTGGGCGGAGCGTTTTTTCCATGAAAAGCCTGCAACCGTGCTCGAGGATTGGTATCAGCAACCTGTGTTTTCTCATTTAAATGCACAGCAACGTAAGGCGTTAATTGAAAAGCGAAAAGCGAATTGCGGGGCAAATATTGGTAAGATGCTATTAGCAACGAGCCTTGCCAAACAGCCTGATTTTCGAGAGAAAGTGCGGTCAAGTTTGCTGCCATTTTTCTATTTTTGCGGTGAGCGAGATCAAAAGTTTCGTCAAATGGCAGAGGATAATCAACTTGATTTAACGCTTATCCCTCATGCAGGACATAATGCTCATTTAGAAAATTCAACATATTTTGCGAAAAAAATTGAAGATATCATTTTAAAAATCGCTAATCCTTAA
- a CDS encoding NAD(P)/FAD-dependent oxidoreductase yields MSRYSENIIIGAGAAGLFCAAQLGKLGKQVTIFDNGKKIGRKILMSGGGFCNFTNMEINSGRYISQNKHFVKSALKRYTQWDFIALVAEYNIPYHEKELGQLFCDNGSEDIVKMLGTECDKYGVSIQLRSEVSDVEAVENNPKVRFKLKVNAVEWQCQNLIIATGGLSMPGLGASPFGYQIAEQFGLNVIPPRASLVPFTWRESDKFYSALSGVSLDVAATNQHKTFTHQMLFTHRGLSGPAILQISNYWQPGESIHLDLLPYNNIRHHLDEMRQSSPKLQLKTVLSRLLPKKLVELWLEQGMIQDEVIANLSKVRLENLENLIHNWQFIPNGTEGYRTAEVTMGGVDTHEISSKTMEATKTKGLYFIGEVLDVVGWLGGYNFQWAWSSAAVCAMGIAES; encoded by the coding sequence ATGAGTCGCTATTCAGAAAATATTATTATTGGCGCCGGTGCTGCCGGCTTATTTTGTGCCGCACAGTTAGGCAAACTTGGCAAACAAGTCACCATTTTTGATAACGGTAAAAAAATTGGTCGAAAAATTTTAATGTCTGGCGGTGGATTCTGTAATTTCACCAATATGGAAATCAACTCTGGCCGTTATATCAGCCAAAACAAACACTTCGTCAAATCTGCCTTAAAACGTTATACACAATGGGATTTTATTGCTTTAGTCGCTGAGTACAATATTCCTTACCACGAAAAAGAATTAGGTCAGTTATTTTGTGATAACGGTTCAGAAGACATTGTGAAGATGCTCGGAACGGAATGTGACAAATATGGTGTTAGCATTCAACTACGCAGCGAAGTGAGCGATGTTGAAGCGGTTGAAAACAACCCTAAAGTGCGGTTTAAATTAAAGGTAAATGCAGTTGAATGGCAATGTCAGAATTTGATTATCGCCACGGGCGGGCTCTCTATGCCTGGATTGGGTGCTTCGCCTTTTGGTTATCAAATTGCAGAACAATTTGGGTTAAATGTGATTCCTCCGCGTGCAAGCCTTGTGCCATTCACATGGCGAGAAAGTGACAAATTCTACTCGGCACTCTCTGGCGTTTCATTAGATGTGGCTGCAACGAATCAGCACAAAACCTTTACTCATCAAATGCTATTCACCCATCGCGGTTTATCGGGTCCTGCTATTTTACAAATATCCAATTATTGGCAACCTGGTGAAAGCATTCATTTAGATTTATTGCCTTATAACAATATTCGCCATCACCTAGATGAGATGCGTCAATCTTCGCCAAAATTGCAGTTAAAAACCGTATTAAGTCGCTTATTACCGAAAAAATTAGTCGAGCTTTGGTTAGAACAAGGCATGATTCAAGATGAAGTGATTGCGAACTTAAGTAAAGTGCGGTTAGAAAATCTAGAGAATTTAATCCACAATTGGCAATTTATTCCTAATGGCACTGAAGGCTACCGAACGGCTGAAGTCACAATGGGTGGTGTTGATACTCATGAAATCTCATCTAAAACCATGGAGGCGACAAAGACTAAAGGTCTCTATTTTATCGGTGAAGTATTAGATGTTGTCGGCTGGTTAGGTGGCTACAACTTCCAATGGGCATGGAGTTCGGCTGCTGTTTGTGCGATGGGAATTGCTGAAAGTTAA
- the nrfA gene encoding ammonia-forming nitrite reductase cytochrome c552 subunit encodes MNALRKSLVLATSFAALGVYNSAMAEMVYKPVEQPVEAPNPNLKIEAVNEKFAEKYPSQFNSWKATEKGDKIIYANEQDPRLIVLWGGYSFAKEYNAPRGHVYAVEDVRNILRTGAPKNANDGPQPMACWTCKGPDVPRLIAEWGEDGYFGAKWAKGGPEVVNSIGCADCHDTTSKDFAEGKPALRIARPHVLRALDHLNNALQAKAKAEGKEQANLSFNTAARTEKRAEICANCHVEYYFAGDLKQVTFPWDNGQTVDDIEKYYDDIGFSDWTHSLSKAPMLKAQHPDFEIWSLGMHGKNGVTCIDCHMPKVQGKDGKVYTDHQIQNPFDAFDSTCANCHDQSKEKLKDIVASRKKEVKDAMGRLEDQVVRAHFEAKAAWDAGATKEEMEPALMDIRHAQWRWDYTAASHGGHMHAPDVILRVLASGLDKAADARAKLAAILTKHGVKTPVEVPDISTADKAWKVMGIDIEKERKAKKEFLETVVPQWVKEAKANGKLAEDTATKQ; translated from the coding sequence GTGAACGCATTGAGAAAAAGCCTTGTTTTGGCCACTTCTTTCGCAGCTTTAGGTGTGTATAACTCAGCGATGGCTGAAATGGTATACAAGCCTGTTGAACAACCTGTGGAAGCACCAAACCCTAATTTAAAAATCGAAGCAGTGAATGAAAAATTTGCTGAGAAATATCCTAGCCAATTCAATTCGTGGAAAGCGACTGAAAAAGGCGACAAAATCATCTATGCTAATGAACAAGATCCTCGTTTAATCGTGTTATGGGGGGGCTATTCTTTCGCAAAAGAATATAACGCACCTCGTGGTCACGTTTATGCAGTAGAAGATGTACGTAATATTTTACGTACTGGTGCGCCCAAAAATGCAAATGATGGCCCTCAACCAATGGCATGTTGGACTTGTAAAGGTCCAGACGTTCCTCGTTTAATTGCAGAATGGGGTGAAGATGGTTACTTTGGTGCAAAATGGGCTAAAGGTGGACCTGAAGTGGTTAACTCAATCGGTTGTGCAGACTGTCACGATACTACATCAAAAGACTTTGCTGAAGGTAAACCTGCATTACGTATTGCGCGTCCACACGTTCTTCGTGCATTGGATCACTTAAATAATGCACTTCAAGCAAAAGCAAAAGCTGAAGGTAAAGAACAAGCTAACTTAAGCTTTAACACAGCTGCTCGCACTGAAAAACGTGCTGAAATCTGTGCAAACTGTCACGTTGAGTACTACTTCGCAGGTGATTTAAAACAAGTAACCTTCCCTTGGGATAACGGTCAAACTGTTGATGACATCGAAAAATACTACGATGATATCGGCTTCAGTGACTGGACTCACTCTCTTTCTAAAGCACCAATGTTAAAAGCTCAACACCCTGACTTTGAAATTTGGTCTTTAGGTATGCATGGTAAAAACGGCGTAACTTGTATCGACTGTCACATGCCTAAAGTACAAGGTAAAGACGGTAAAGTTTACACCGATCACCAAATCCAAAACCCATTCGATGCATTTGATAGCACTTGTGCAAACTGTCACGATCAAAGCAAAGAAAAACTTAAAGACATCGTCGCTTCACGTAAAAAAGAAGTGAAAGATGCAATGGGGCGTTTAGAAGATCAAGTTGTTCGTGCTCACTTTGAAGCAAAAGCTGCATGGGATGCAGGTGCAACTAAAGAAGAAATGGAACCTGCTTTAATGGATATCCGTCACGCTCAATGGCGTTGGGACTACACTGCAGCAAGCCATGGTGGTCACATGCACGCTCCAGATGTAATACTTCGTGTATTAGCTTCCGGTTTAGACAAAGCAGCAGATGCTCGTGCTAAACTTGCAGCAATCTTAACTAAACACGGCGTGAAAACTCCGGTTGAAGTACCAGATATTTCTACAGCTGATAAAGCATGGAAAGTAATGGGTATCGATATCGAGAAAGAACGTAAAGCGAAAAAAGAATTCTTAGAAACTGTTGTACCTCAATGGGTAAAAGAAGCGAAAGCCAATGGCAAATTAGCTGAAGATACCGCAACAAAACAATAA
- the nrfC gene encoding cytochrome c nitrite reductase Fe-S protein, translating to MTACSRRNFVSGMGALILMTGTSVTSLAKEEKADKPKRYAMVHDETACIGCTACMDACRETNHVPEGVSRLEILRSEPYGEFPNQEYEFFRQSCQHCTNAPCVAVCPTGASFIDPETGIVDVHKDLCVGCQYCIAVCPYRVRFIHPEHLTADKCNFCRDTNLAAGKQPACVEACPTKALTFGDMNDPSSAVSRKVKENPVYRTKVELGTQPNLYHIPFQHGEPRR from the coding sequence ATGACAGCTTGTTCACGCCGAAACTTTGTTTCCGGCATGGGGGCATTAATCCTTATGACGGGGACATCAGTCACCTCTTTAGCGAAAGAGGAAAAGGCGGATAAACCAAAACGCTATGCAATGGTACACGACGAAACAGCTTGTATCGGCTGTACCGCTTGTATGGATGCTTGTCGTGAAACTAACCACGTTCCTGAAGGCGTTTCACGTTTGGAAATTCTCCGTAGCGAACCTTATGGCGAATTCCCAAATCAAGAATACGAGTTTTTCCGTCAATCTTGTCAACATTGTACAAACGCCCCTTGCGTGGCAGTTTGTCCAACCGGTGCATCATTTATTGATCCTGAAACAGGTATCGTAGATGTGCATAAAGATCTTTGTGTAGGTTGCCAATACTGTATCGCAGTTTGTCCTTATCGCGTACGTTTCATTCATCCAGAGCATCTTACTGCGGATAAATGTAACTTCTGTCGCGATACAAACTTAGCAGCTGGCAAACAACCTGCTTGTGTAGAAGCTTGTCCAACCAAAGCATTAACCTTTGGCGATATGAATGATCCAAGCAGTGCAGTTTCTCGCAAAGTGAAAGAAAATCCGGTTTATCGCACGAAAGTGGAATTAGGTACTCAACCAAATCTTTACCATATTCCATTCCAACACGGGGAGCCAAGAAGATGA
- the nrfE gene encoding heme lyase NrfEFG subunit NrfE, which yields MLPELGFLSLLFATTAALLLSIVPQIGIWRNKPSLTNTAWGLSYCFGIFTSVSIGILAYSFATDDFTLEYVAAHSNSQLPTFFKVAATWGGHEGSILFWLFTLSLWLVAFAFFSRKNDRTFSAQTLSLLGLICLGFAIFILFYSNPFGRAFPAPSEGRDLNPMLQDIGLIFHPPLLYVGYVGFAVNFAMSISALIFNRSAQAIARAMRAWVLVSWLFLTLGIVLGAWWAYYELGWGGWWFWDPVENASLMPWLLGLALLHSLMVTEKQGMFSYWTILFSLLAFAFSVLGTFIVRSGALTSVHAFALDSSRGYVLLLIFFLLTVGSLSLFALRTNTNESAVKFPLISKTGAILGLNIVLTVATVSTFLGTFYPMLFQAMSWGSISVGAPYFNSIFLPLLTLVLFAMAATLCLSWFKSDKKRFFKRLLLLIPAAMIAYGMIWNTLQNDNALRFHFFAYVLLTLAIWVLFVTLWQNWAKVRLAYFGMILAHCGVAIATMGAVMSSYFGSELGVRLAPQQSQQLGQFEFHYDRFSNEIGPNFTAEVAFFSVSKQGKPYAEILPERRYYDVRTMTMSEVGLDAGFWGDLYIVMGDNLGKGEFTFRLHYKPLIRWLWLGGILMALGALCSAINLKRKRDE from the coding sequence ATGCTTCCCGAACTCGGATTTCTCTCATTACTCTTTGCCACCACCGCGGCGCTCTTACTTTCTATCGTGCCGCAAATTGGTATTTGGCGAAATAAACCCTCTCTCACCAACACGGCTTGGGGATTAAGTTATTGCTTCGGTATTTTTACGAGCGTTTCAATCGGTATTCTTGCCTACTCTTTCGCAACAGATGATTTCACTTTGGAATACGTGGCAGCTCACTCCAATTCTCAACTACCGACATTTTTCAAAGTTGCCGCCACTTGGGGCGGACATGAAGGCTCCATTTTATTTTGGCTTTTTACATTAAGTCTTTGGTTAGTGGCTTTTGCCTTTTTCTCTCGCAAAAATGACCGCACTTTTTCTGCACAAACCCTTTCTTTACTTGGCTTAATTTGTCTTGGGTTTGCTATTTTTATTTTGTTCTACTCCAATCCATTTGGACGTGCGTTTCCTGCCCCTTCGGAAGGACGAGATCTCAATCCAATGCTGCAAGATATTGGCTTAATTTTCCATCCACCACTGTTATATGTGGGTTATGTGGGCTTTGCTGTTAACTTTGCCATGTCAATTTCAGCCTTAATTTTTAATCGCTCTGCACAAGCGATCGCACGTGCGATGCGAGCTTGGGTGCTTGTTTCTTGGTTATTCTTAACCTTAGGGATCGTTCTCGGTGCCTGGTGGGCATATTACGAATTAGGCTGGGGCGGTTGGTGGTTCTGGGACCCAGTAGAAAACGCCTCACTTATGCCATGGTTATTGGGACTCGCACTGCTACACAGCTTGATGGTGACGGAAAAACAAGGTATGTTTAGCTACTGGACAATACTCTTTTCCCTGCTCGCTTTTGCATTCAGTGTATTAGGCACATTTATTGTCCGTTCAGGTGCATTAACCTCTGTTCATGCTTTTGCTTTAGATAGCTCCCGTGGTTATGTGCTATTACTGATTTTCTTTTTATTGACTGTCGGCTCGCTCAGTTTATTTGCCCTACGCACAAATACCAATGAAAGTGCGGTCAAATTCCCGCTCATTTCTAAAACCGGAGCTATTTTAGGCTTAAACATCGTATTAACCGTGGCCACCGTCAGTACCTTCTTAGGCACTTTCTATCCAATGCTATTCCAAGCCATGAGTTGGGGAAGCATTTCCGTGGGTGCGCCTTACTTTAATAGCATTTTCTTGCCATTGCTCACTTTAGTGCTTTTTGCGATGGCGGCGACACTTTGCTTAAGCTGGTTTAAATCTGATAAAAAACGCTTTTTTAAACGCTTGTTATTACTTATTCCTGCTGCAATGATTGCTTATGGCATGATTTGGAATACGCTACAAAATGACAACGCATTACGCTTTCATTTCTTCGCTTATGTATTACTCACCCTTGCTATTTGGGTATTATTCGTCACCTTATGGCAAAATTGGGCAAAAGTAAGACTTGCCTATTTCGGGATGATTCTCGCACACTGTGGCGTGGCGATTGCCACAATGGGTGCCGTGATGAGTAGTTACTTTGGCAGTGAGTTAGGTGTTAGACTTGCGCCACAACAAAGCCAACAATTAGGCCAATTTGAATTCCACTACGATCGTTTTTCCAATGAAATAGGTCCAAACTTTACCGCCGAAGTCGCTTTCTTTAGCGTGTCAAAACAAGGCAAACCTTACGCTGAAATTTTACCGGAGCGCCGTTATTATGATGTTCGCACCATGACCATGAGTGAAGTGGGCTTAGATGCAGGCTTTTGGGGCGATTTATATATCGTTATGGGCGATAACTTAGGTAAAGGTGAATTCACATTCCGCTTACATTACAAACCACTTATTCGCTGGTTATGGCTCGGAGGCATTTTAATGGCACTTGGCGCATTATGTTCAGCCATCAATTTGAAGAGAAAACGTGATGAATAA
- a CDS encoding DsbE family thiol:disulfide interchange protein, whose translation MNKKFILFLPLILLLSICLLLFVGLHKDPKQIASALIDKPVPEFYQANLLEPSQIVSPRDFPKKPFLLNVWGSWCGYCQQEHPLLMEISKEVPIVGIDYRDKPQNGIAMLERMGNPFILTIDDSRGEFAMQLGVDGAPETYVVDEHGMIRYRHSGYMDRETWLTEIKPKLDGLTKK comes from the coding sequence ATGAATAAAAAGTTTATTTTGTTTTTACCGCTGATTTTGTTATTGAGTATTTGCTTACTGCTTTTTGTTGGCTTACACAAAGATCCAAAACAAATTGCTTCTGCACTCATTGATAAGCCTGTGCCAGAATTCTATCAAGCGAATTTGCTTGAACCGAGTCAAATTGTCAGCCCAAGAGATTTCCCAAAGAAACCTTTTCTGCTTAATGTGTGGGGAAGTTGGTGTGGCTATTGCCAACAGGAACACCCTCTTTTGATGGAAATTTCAAAAGAAGTGCCCATTGTGGGCATCGATTATCGTGACAAACCTCAAAATGGCATTGCGATGCTAGAGCGCATGGGCAATCCATTTATACTCACTATTGACGATAGCCGTGGTGAATTTGCGATGCAATTGGGCGTAGATGGTGCGCCAGAAACCTATGTTGTCGATGAACACGGCATGATCCGTTATCGTCATTCTGGCTATATGGATCGCGAAACATGGCTCACTGAGATCAAACCAAAACTTGATGGATTAACTAAAAAGTAA
- the nrfD gene encoding cytochrome c nitrite reductase subunit NrfD produces the protein MTLDYPVPFHTPNLVWDSTIAIYLFLLGISSGAVQLAIAYKRSHKLENPSKNWIIRAAAVLGSVPTLIGLTLLIFHLARPWTFWKLMFNYQFNSVMSMGVMLFQVYMLFLVCWCAVIFKEDIMALIQRFMPKLGFVGKIINVLERLTGPVEVILFILAAVLGAYTGFLLSALISYPMLNNPVLPALFLASGTSSGIAATFLFILIAGKLKGDSHESHFIHKFEVPIMVTELGLLICFFVGLHFGGGQKVVALHNALSGFWGAVFWIGVFLIGIIIPLLANLAAKDSLKYNKNFIILVSIFDLIGVLCLRYFILYGGQLTVA, from the coding sequence ATGACATTAGATTATCCTGTTCCGTTTCACACACCTAATTTGGTGTGGGATTCAACAATCGCTATCTATTTGTTCTTACTTGGTATTTCTTCCGGTGCGGTACAATTAGCGATTGCTTATAAACGTAGTCACAAATTAGAAAATCCTAGCAAAAACTGGATTATCAGAGCAGCCGCCGTTTTAGGTTCTGTGCCAACATTAATCGGTTTAACCCTGTTAATTTTTCACTTGGCACGTCCTTGGACATTCTGGAAATTGATGTTTAACTATCAATTTAACTCTGTAATGTCTATGGGGGTAATGTTATTCCAAGTTTATATGCTGTTCTTGGTATGTTGGTGTGCGGTTATCTTCAAAGAAGATATCATGGCGCTCATCCAACGTTTTATGCCAAAACTTGGTTTCGTCGGTAAAATTATCAATGTATTAGAACGTTTAACAGGTCCTGTAGAAGTCATTCTATTCATCTTAGCTGCTGTGCTAGGGGCTTATACCGGTTTCTTACTTTCAGCATTGATTAGTTACCCAATGTTAAATAACCCTGTTCTACCCGCGTTATTCTTGGCTTCAGGTACATCTTCAGGTATCGCTGCAACCTTCTTATTTATCCTCATTGCAGGTAAATTAAAAGGTGATAGCCATGAATCACACTTCATTCATAAATTTGAAGTGCCAATTATGGTGACTGAACTTGGTTTATTAATCTGTTTCTTTGTTGGTCTACACTTCGGTGGTGGTCAGAAAGTGGTTGCATTGCATAATGCGCTTTCCGGCTTCTGGGGTGCAGTGTTCTGGATTGGGGTATTCTTAATTGGTATCATCATTCCTCTACTTGCGAACCTTGCAGCAAAAGACAGCTTAAAATACAATAAGAACTTTATTATCCTTGTGTCAATCTTCGACTTAATCGGGGTTCTCTGCTTACGTTACTTCATCTTGTACGGCGGACAACTTACCGTTGCGTAA